Part of the Sorghum bicolor cultivar BTx623 chromosome 1, Sorghum_bicolor_NCBIv3, whole genome shotgun sequence genome, CTCAAGTACGAGTACCTCCACCAAAACTATCAGTTCTCCTAGCTTTTGCGTTGTAAATTTGCATCGATTTGTTGTCACTTttttattataatatcaatttgTCCTACAACAATCTGACTGGTTGTTCTgcacacttaggccttgtttggatgttgtcggattcacttcaatccatgtaTGTTGGTGTGggttggggtggaatttagttcaaattctactccaatccacctcaacacatgtggattgatgtaaatccgactacatcaaacaaggccttaaaggtCTCATTTCGACATAAGCTAGTGTGACGGGGAATGCGCATACCACAAGTTTAGAATCATTGCTGCAGCACGGCTACTTTACGAAAGGTCTTGGAGATCTATAATATATACTCCCACTCCTTAACACGCAAAGTATACAGCAGCAGTTAACTGGTGGTTCTCTTTAGGCTTTAAAATAGGGTCTCTCTCTATGTCTCTATATATACAGTTGAGGTACACGGATAAGAGACACTTGCATTGCACCTGACGAACTAACTAGCTACTCAATCGATCACTAGCTATAGTGATTTTATTTCTGAACTGCAAACAATGTCGACAATTATTTCGACTTCTCTCGGCTTACTGCTAAGCCGGCCGGCAACATCTTCAGCTGGCGCGTCGTCCTTCGGGTTTCTGAAACCAGCAGTGGTGACACTCCCTTGCGCTCCTGCAGAGAAGAAGCGGCCTCGTTCCATCTGCTATTCTGTGGATGCCAAGGCCACCGACTATCCATTTAACATCTCACCCGTTGGTATGCTAGCTACCTTCTTATTTGTATTAGAGTAATTAATGTTTTCTCTGATCTCTCTAACACCTGTCTTGGCGATGGAAGCCCTTGTGCATCCTGAGATGCCGCCCACGTCGACGCCGCGGTGGGAGATCAAGGAAGACGGCAAGAACGTCAGGCTGACATTCTTCAACTTGCCGGAGGGTGCTACAACGGGCGACTTCCAGGTTGCCGTGGAGGACGATGTGCTCATCATCAGGACGAAGAAGCCCAAGCCGGCAGCAGCAGAGGAACAAAGGCAAAGTGAGCCGCCCCCCGCCGACAGCGTCTCGTTCCATGTCCGTCTGCTCGTGCCCAAGGGGTACGACAAAGAGAGTGTCCGCGCCCAACTGCAGCTCAGGGCGCTGGTTGTCACCGTCCCCAAGGTTAATCCTTCCTTCACCAAGGAGGTTGCTATCGACTGAAAATAGGAACCAACTCTTCTGGAAACCATTTTCTCTTGAAGTACTAGGCGTGTATTTTGTGTTTACCAGCCTGCCTATCTCTTTCGTCTCTGAAAGAATGGACGATGAGTACTAGGAGCGACTAGCGAGGACCAATATATAATGCATGCGTCATTTGTCTTTTGATCACTGCGAATACAGATCGAttttccaccaccaccactgaaA contains:
- the LOC8062797 gene encoding 26.7 kDa heat shock protein, chloroplastic, with the translated sequence MSTIISTSLGLLLSRPATSSAGASSFGFLKPAVVTLPCAPAEKKRPRSICYSVDAKATDYPFNISPVALVHPEMPPTSTPRWEIKEDGKNVRLTFFNLPEGATTGDFQVAVEDDVLIIRTKKPKPAAAEEQRQSEPPPADSVSFHVRLLVPKGYDKESVRAQLQLRALVVTVPKVNPSFTKEVAID